The Sinomicrobium kalidii region GTACGTTTTTTAACGGGAGTTTCGCAATGAGGTTTTCCGGTAATGTGTATCCCACGGTAAGGTTCTTGAGTCTCAGATAAGAAACATCCTGGAGATAGCGGTCGTTAGCTACCCCGAGCTGCCTGTTGTTCCCCAGGGCGGTATAGCCTACAAGGCGCGGATAGAATCCGTCTGTGTTTTCCGGGGTCCACATATTGTTGGCGAGGTCTTTTCGTATAAAAGAGTCATAAGGGCGATTGTACATGGCCCAGAACGACCTGGAATCGGTGTGCGGGTACCAGTCCTGTTTGGCCACACCCTGGAAAAATACGGACAGGTCAAACCCGTTCCAGTCGGCATTCACCGTAAATGCATAGGGGAATCTGGGGGTAGTGTTACCTATAATGGACCGGTCGCCGGGATCGTTAAGGGTGTTTTCACCTTCGTTGACAACGCCGTCACCATTGACGTCCCTGTATTTTACATCGCCGGGCTGCAATCCTCCCGTGCTGTAAATAAGACTGGAAACATAGCTTTGGTCGGCGTGTTGCGCAATCTCTTCTTCAGATTGGAACAGGCCTTCCGAATGATATCCCCATATTTCCCCGATCTCCATGCCTTCATAATAGTCCAGTAAACTGTTGTTCGGATTGTCAAAACGGGTAATGGTAGTCACGGTATTGGAAACGTTTCCCGTTACTGAAAAGCGGAGCGGTTTGTTTCCGAGCGTAAATGCATCAGAGTATGTCAGAGAAACTTCAAATCCCCGTGTTCTCAGGTCTGCGGCATTTTCCTGTGGTGATCCGGTACCGAGGACTGCCGGTAGTGTTTTTCCTTTGGTGAGCATCCCCAGAGTATTTCGCTGAAACCAGTCAAAACTTCCCGATAAGTGATTGTTAAACAGTGCAAAATCTGTTCCGAGGTTCAGGGTGTTTACTTCTTCCCAGGTTATGTCTGACGGACTTAAGTTAGGAGATGAGATGTATTCTAATCTGCTTCCATCAATAGCATAATTGTTATCTGTATTTTTAGGAAGTGTTGGAATATATAAATAGTTAGGAACATTCTGATTCCCTAATGATCCGTAGGAAGCCCGGAGCTTTAATAAATTAACAGTGTTTTCCGCACCTTTGAAAAAAGGTTCTTTACTGATGACCCATCCGGCGGATACGGAAGGGAAGAAGCCCCAGCGATCGTCTTCCGGGAAACGGGAAGAGCCGTCATACCTGCCGTTGAGTTCCAGCAGATATTTATCCCTGAAATTGTAATTCAGTCGGTAAAAGTATCCGCGAAGCGCCCATTCGTAGCCGTCTCCGCCTGCATCCGGATTTTTGGTTCCGAGCCCCAGGGAATTGAGATCATCCGAAATATTGTCCTGTCTGCTTGCCCAGATGCGTTTCATCCGGTAAAATTCCTGGTTGTAACCTATCATGGCTTTCAGCGTATGCTCTCCGAAGGAATGCGTATAGTCGGTATATGCGTTTATCACATTGTAGGTAGCCTTGTTGGCATATTCCGTAAGTTTATCTTCGCCAAACGTGCCGATTTCCCCGGGGAAAATGGAATACGGAACCTTTACGGATCTTTCCGAACGGTTAAAATTATTTCTTCGTAAGGCATAGCTGAGGTGTACGTTCATCTGTGGCAGTGGTTTTACATTTGCCGTGATGGTATTTGTAAGCTCGTCCTCGTCTGTAATTTGCCGGGCCTTTCCGTATAGCATTGAAGCGTATACGCCATCACCAACCGTGTAGTTGTTGAGTTCTGTTCGCCAGAGCGCTGTTCCGTCCGGATTTGTGGGGTTGTAGGAAGGGAGGGCATGTACCCAGATAAGGCTTCCCCAGGGTTCGCGCCACCCGTACTGGCTGCCGCCGTGTATTACTTCATGGCTGTTGTTGAACTGGATGTTGTTGGAGAGGGTGAACCAGTCGGTAATATCGATGTCAAACTTGCCTCTCAGGTTGTAGGTCCGGTAAGGATCGTCCTGCACTTTGAGGATGCCGACGGTTTCGTAATTCCTGAAGGAAAAGAGCGCCTTGATCTTCTCACTTCCCCCGGAAACGGACAGGTTATAGGTCTGGGAGGGCATGGACTTCCTGAAAAAGGTATTCCACCAATCGGTGTGTCCGTAGTGTACGTATTGTTCCTTTCCGTTCCTCATGTCTACTATGGTCCGTGCCAGGGAGGGATCTTCGGCAACTTTCCTCAATTCTTCGTAGTCGGCTTCCGTATACCCGGTATAGGAGTTTCCGGTGGCCAGGCGGAAAGAGTCATCCACCAGTTTGGCAACGCGATAAGGATCGGTGAGAAAATCGGTCCTTGTCGTCGTGGAAGACCAGGCGACGTTGCTGTTAAAGGATACGTTCATTACTCCTGCACGGGCTTTTTTAGTGGTAACCAGTATAACACCAAATGCTCCTCTTGCACCGTAAACGGCCGATGCCCCTGCATCTTTTAAAACACTGATGGAGGCTACATCGTCGGGGTTTAGCTTGCGAATATCTCCTTCTATCCCGTCTATGAGCACTAATGGAGCGCCCCCGTTTATGGAAGTAAACCCACGGATGTTGATCTTAACCTCATCTCCGGGACGGCCACTGTTTTTTCCGATGTTCAGTCCGGGACTAAGCCCCTGCATTCCTGAACTCAGATTGGCCACCGGACGCTGGGTTACATTTTCGGTATTTACGGTGTTTACGGCACCGGTCAGGGATTCCTTTCGCTGGCTTCCGTAACCTACAACCACTACTTCTTCGAGCCCTGTTACGTCTTCCTGTAAGCGGATTTGTATATTTTGCCGGGCGGTTACTTCAGTTGTTTTATACCCTATATAAGATACCACGAGGATGTCTTCTCCTTCTGCTGCCCGGATGCTGAAATTTCCGTCAAAATCGGTCGCGGTTCCCACGGATGTTCCTTTTATGGTAACGCTGGCCCCGGGTACGGGGATACCGGATTCATCGGTTACAGTGCCCTGAACAGAGGTCTGCCGGAATTTTGAGGCAGTAGGCCCCGATCCCGCTTTTACCGAAATGGTGGTATTGTTAATGTAGTATTTTATACCAAGGTCCCTGGAAAGAAGGTCCAGCAGCTCCTTTACACTGATGTTTCCGTTATGAACACTCAGCTTTTTGTTCATACGGGCTACTTCGTCCGGGTAAATAAAGGTGAAAGGCGTTTGATTTTCAACAATCTTAAAAATTTCCGTAACGGGTACGTTGTGTAATTTCAGGTTTACAAAAGTCTGCTCCGCTTTTTGGGAATAAACCGTGCCTGCGGTAATCCGGCTTACGGTAAAAACCAGCAAAAGTGCCAGGGCATATACAACCGGCTTTTTGAGGCTAAACGAAATACTGTGCATAATTTCGATATCTTTGTTTGGTTAATTAATTTTTTCTCGAATTAGTTTTCTGTTATATCCCGGGGACCGGCGGCCACCGGTACCGGGATTTTGTTTTGTCGGGGAAACGGTAATGTTACATAAGCTTTAGTTTTGAGTGGAACATGGTTTGGCAAATATGTCAATACGGCCATCGGGTTTGACCTTATAGGTAATGTCATAGATGAAACTCAGGCTCTCCAGGATGTCTTTCAGGTTTTTACCGGAATAGGAACCGTTTACGGAACATCCGGTAGGGGATGTGGAAACTATCCGGATGTCGACATCGAACCTTCTGCTCAGGATTGCCGCGACCCCGGTTAAACGGGTGTGGTTAAAGACGATTTCTCCTTCGGTCCAGGAAGTATAGCGGGAAGCTTTGACGGTTTCTTTTACCAGTTTATGCTGAACTGTATCCAGGGTTACTCTTTCGTTTCGGGTGAGGTATACAGAGGTTTCATTATCCGCGGTAACTTTTACTTTTCCCGAAGCTACGGTAACGGATGGAGGGGCTTCCTGATAATTATTGACAACAAAGCGGGTGCCCAGCACTTCTGTTTTAAAAGGGCCGGAGCGTACCACAAATGGGCTTTTTTCGTTTTTCATGACTTTAAAGTAGGCTTCTCCCTCCAGTTTTACTTCCCTTAGCTCGTTTTGAAAAGTTTCGGGGAAAAAGAGTTTGCTGCCCGAATTGAGATATACAACAGAAGAATCACTCAACATTACCTTTAGCTGTTCTCCTTTTTCTGCGATCCGCGTGATATGATTATTATTTCTTTTCAGGTAAAATACTGAGGCTGCAGATAGTATTAGGAATATCACGATCGCGGCAGCTATTCCGGGGATGGAAAAATTTCGTCTTTTTCTCTTCGGAGAAGTGTTATCCTGTGTCTTTTCCAGTATCTTTTTACGAAGCTTGTTTTGTAAGGCAATATTGTTCTTTATTTCCCCGGATGAGATTCCCTCTTCCTGCATCAGGCTAAAAAAATCTTCCACTTTTTGCTTTTCTGCGGGAGTGCACGTATCGTTTATGTATTTCTCCAGCAGGTTCCTGAATTTTTTTTCCGTCATAAGTATTTTATGTGCTTTAATAGTTTAGTGCCGGAAAACAGGAAGCCACCTATATAAAATCGTATACTTAATGTTTTGGTAAACTTGGTAACGCGCCGATAACATTAAAAAGAAGAAACGTTAGCAGAGAAAGGTAAGCAGTGTCAGTACGATTATGATATCCAGATGATAAGTTGTGGAAGCCCGGAGTAATTGCAGCGCCTTATGGATGTGATTTTCCACGGTGCTCACGGAAATATTCAGTTTGCCTGCTATTTCCTTATTGCTCATGTTGTTGTAATAACTCATGATAAAAACTTCCCGGCATCGTTGTGGCAGTTTCTCAGCCACTGCAATGTTAATTTGTGTCATCAATCTATGAGAAGGATTCTCCTCGGCAGGAGGTTCTTCGTGGTTAGCCAGGATAAAATCCACTTTTTCCAGTTGTACTTTTTCCAGGCTTCCGGTTTTTAGTTTTTTGGCACATTGATATTTTACGGCTTTGTAGAGATAGGCCCCCGGATTGTTTATATGAGAAGTACGCGAACGTTTCCACAGGTCGATGAAGATGTCCTGTACGATATCTTCTGCCGCAGAGCTGTTACGCATGATGTTACGGGCATATGTGTAAAGCTCGTACCAGTATTGGTTAAAAAGCAGATCGAAATCTTCAGGACCGGTACGGACTGTTTCTTTTTCTTTACACATAAGTTCGAGGCAGGATTTCAGCAAAAGTAGAAAGGGAATAGACTGATCGCATTAAATTAGGGTAAAATTTATGCTACCATATTTACATTGGGAAAGAAAACTATCTTTGTGATTAATCTGTGATCTCATTAAGCCTTTTGTCCTATGAACAGAATATACCTTATAACCGTACTCATCCTTTGTATTTCCTGTACATCAGAGAAAAAATATACACCGAGAGACATAACCGGGGTTTCGGTAACTCCCCTTATGGAAGATTCCATGAGTGTCCGTGCCATAGAAATCATGCCTTCCGGTACCTTGTGGTTTGCCGATGACCGGGGACGCTACGGTTATTTTCGTTACGGAGGCCAGATGGTTATCGATTCTGTTACTTACGACACCATAGTTCCGCATTTCAGGGCTATTGCTTCTAACGGCAGGGACGTATTCATGCTGGGTATAGGAAACCCTGCGCTGTTATATAAGGTGAATGAAAAAGACGAGCCGGAACTGGTGTACCGGGAGCATCACGAAAAGGTTTTTTACGACGCCATGACATTCTGGAACGAAAGGGAAGGAATAGCCATGGGAGACCCTACGAGCGACTGTCTTTCGGTGCTGATAACACGAAACGGAGGAAATACCTGGTCAAAAGTACCCTGTGAAAAGTTACCTCCCGTTAAGGAAGGGGAAGCAGCCTTTGCGGCAAGCAATACCAATATTGCCGTTTCGGGCAACAGGACCTGGATCGTTTCCGGCGGATTGCGCAGCCGGGTTTTTTATTCTCCCGATAAGGGAAATACCTGGGAGGTCTATGACACTCCCGTAGTGCAGGGCGAACCCACACTGGGACTTTACTCGGTCGATTTTTACGACAGACACCACGGTATTGCCATAGGCGGGGATTATACCCGGCCTTCAGACAACACGGCAAACAAGGTAGTAACGACCGATGGCGGAAAACATTGGAAGCTGGTGGCCGGCAAAAAGCCGCCCGGTTACCGTTCATGCATACAATATATTCCCGGAACTCAGGGCAAGGAAGTGATTGCTGCCGGTTTCGAAGGAATATCGTTTTCACGTAACGGCGGCCGAAGCTGGAAGCCGGTTTCGAAAGAAGGGTTTTATACCATCCGGTTCCTTAACGATTCCGTTGCCTTCGCTGCGGGTAAGGGAAGGATTGCCAGGCTGACCCTGAAACAAAACAAGGTTATTGCACCATAGTCCGGGGTGATGGTTCCATAACAACTTTTGATAACTTTTTATATTCAATTCCTATTAATTATCCTACTTTTGTTAAGCAAATAAAACAGGAGTTAATCATGTCAGATACAGTAGAAAGAATCAAATGCCTTATCATAGGGTCCGGACCTGCCGGTTATACGGCGGCTATCTACGCAGCACGTGCAGACCTGAAACCCGTATTGTATACGGGGCTGGAACCCGGAGGACAGCTCACTACCACGACAGATGTGGATAACTTTCCGGGATATCCCGAAGGGATTGACGGACCTACCATGATGGTGCAGTTACAGCAACAGGCCGAGCGCTTCGGAACCGAAGTGAGAATAGGAATGGCCACTGCCGTGGAACTCAGTGATGAAAAAGGAGGTATCCACAAGGTAACCATCGATAATTCCAAACAGATAGAAGCAGAAGCCGTGATCATTTCCACAGGTGCCTCAGCCAAATATCTCGGTTTGCCCAGTGAGCAGCGTTTACGCGGAGGCGGGGTATCTGCCTGTGCAGTGTGCGACGGCTTTTTCTATAAGGGACAGGACGTGGCCATTGTAGGGGGCGGGGATACTGCTGCCGAAGAAGCCACTTACCTGGCCAATATATGTACGAAAGTGACCATGCTGGTACGAAAAGGGGAAATGAGAGCCTCCAAGGCCATGCAGCACCGGGTGGAAAACACCTCCAACCTGGAAGTAAGGTATTTCAGCGAAGTAGATGAAGTACTGGGCGATCAGGTGGTGGAAGGCCTTCGTATTGTGAATAACCAGACAGGAGAAAAAGAGGAAATAAAAATAACGGGACTGTTTATAGCCATAGGGCATAAACCGAATACCGATATTTTTAAAGGCCAGCTGGAAATGGATGAAACCGGGTATATCATTACCCGTGGAAAATCCACCAAGACCAGCAAGCCGGGTGTTTTTGCCAGCGGGGACGTTCAGGACAAGGAATACAGGCAGGCCGTAACAGCAGCCGGAACAGGCTGTATGGCAGCCCTGGATGCCGAAAGGTACCTGGCCGCCGTAAAATCGCCCGAAGAAGTGGAAAGCTGATAGCGAAGTACGAAATTAGAAATACGAGGTACGAAGTTGAAGTTATTCAGTTTCGTACCTCTTCGTTTTTCTGACCTTTAATTTTGTTTTTCCAACTTCTGATCCCGTACTTTCTTCAAAACTTCCTCCAATTTATTTTTATTGTTCATATAGGGTTCCAGGTCCAGGAGATCCACTTTGCGGAACTCGATGGGATGGCTCTCGCTCTGGAGCGAGATATACCCTTCTTTAAGTAGTATCCCGTCTTTTTTAACACCGGCATCAAAATCGGAGACCGAACCGCCGCCGATCTGAGGCTTGTAATACGTAAGAACCGTATCCTTTTCCACAATATGATGAATAACGGAATCGCCCAGTACCAGCATGTCCATATGCACCCACTGGTCACCGTGATAGGTTTTTGAGCTGGAGTTCAGGCAATGATCTGTGTACAGGCTGTCCCCGAGGACAACATTGGTCCCGGGCGTACACAGATTGCCCGTAGGGCGGGGATCAGACCCGTTACCGCCCAGTATCTGTGCCTCGATGGATATGGGAAAGTCCTGATCTTTGAGCATACTCTCCGGAGCCTGTCCGTGCAGCATGGCCCCGCTGTTGCGCCAGGCCCAGCCTTCGCCGCCCGGGGCCTGCTCGCCCGTAAAACGGTATTCCAGTCTTAGAATATATGCGGAAAAAGGCTTTTTATAAAAAATATGACCGTATTGCCGGTCGAAATTTTCATACCCGTCATAACTTACTTTCATCAGCCCGTCTTCCACCCGGAAAGTATTGGCATAATTATCACCCACTTCGTGTTTGGAAATTTTTACGGTCCAGTCGTTCAGGTCTTTTCCGTTAAAAAGAGGGATCCATTCGGGAGCCTTTTCAGTCTTGGTCAATGGCTCGGCTTTGTTTTTGTCTTTGGTCTTTGTTTGGCAGGAAATGATAAACGCTCCCAGGCAGAGGACATAAAAGAGTTGCTTCATGGTATCTGTAGATTTTTTAAATAAGTGATAAACTTACACAAAAAATATATTTCTTTCAATATTTTGAGCTTTGGATACGGTATGAGTTAAAATTAAATGTCAGTATGTTATGATAAAGTTAATTTAATGTAATATTGTTATATTTGGTTATTGCTAAATAATAACAAAACTGAACTAACACATGAAAAAACTACTGCTGACCACGCTTATGGCGTGTACTTTTTTTTGTATTGCAGGTTATGCCCAAATAACGGGGACCATAACAGATGTACAGAATACGCCCCTCCCGGGTGTGAGCATCGTAATAATGGGCTCGACCACAGGGACAACCTCCGATTTTGACGGGCATTATACCATTAATGCCTCTGAAGGTGATGTCTTGCAATTCTCCTATATTGGCATGATCACTGTAACACGAACCGTAGGGGATACCGACGTCATCGACATTGTCATGGAAGAAGACACCCAGGCCCTGGATGAGGTAGTGGTTACGGCCCTCGGGATAGAGCGGGAGAAAAAGGCGCTGGGATATGCCTCCCAGCAACTGAATTCCGAACAACTGCTGGATGTCCCGGAATCGAATGTAGTGAGTGCCATGAGCGGTAAAATTGCGGGGGCGCAGATATCCACACAGGGCGGTGCCCCCGGACAGGGAGCGAGGATCATCCTGAGAGGGGTGAATTCACTGGACCCGGATGCGGAAAACCAGCCTTTGTTTGTCATTGACGGGATTCCCATCAGCAATGATTCTTACACCGTAGGAGGCGGAGGAAGCAGGGGAATGACAAACAGGGCCGCGGATATCAATATGGAAGATGTGGAAAATATCTCCGTCCTGAAAGGGGGTGCCGCTACTGCACTATACGGTGTAAGGGGTGCCAACGGGGTAGTTGTTATCACGACCCGGAAAGGAAAAGCAGGGCAGACGGAATTCAATATTTCCGCTTCCACCTCTTTTGATGAAGTCAATAAATTTCCGAAAACCCAGAAAACATATACCCAGGGATGGAAAGGGGAGTATGACCCTAACAGTTTCTGGCCTACCTGGGGAGCGAGTGTCGAAGAAGCCAGGAGCATTGACCCGTCCCACCCGGATCTGTTTAACAATTACAAAAATGCGTATAAAAACGGGTATTCCACCAATATTCACTTCAGTGCTTCCGGCGGTTCGGAAAAATCGACCTTTTACGCGGCACTTTCCAAATTTGACCAGGAAGGGGTGATCCCTTTTTCCGATTACGGAAAGATATCGGCCAAACTCTCCGGCAATCTGCAGCTTTCAGATAAGATAAAAATAACCGGTTCGGCCAATTTTATCAATTCCGGAGGTGCACGGGTCGATGTTGACAGGTTTAATACGAGATTGATCTATTGGGCTCCGCGGGTCGATGTAAACGATTATGAGTTTGAAAACGGAACGATGAAGGGGTACCGGAACGAAGGAAGAGTAGGAAATAACCCCATTTACGGTAATAAAACCAACAGGTTTGTGGACGATGTGAACCGTTTGATCGGTAACCTGGGCTTTAACTATACGCCGATAGAAGGATTGGATATAAGTTACAGGTTCGGGATAGACTATTATAACGATAGCCGTACGGCTACGGCGCCTGCCCCGAGAGACGATGTGGCAGATGAAAACATTTATGAAAACAATGAGCTGGGCTATATTGAAGAGACGAGGATTATCAGTGAGGACCTTACTTCCAACCTGATGGCTTCCTATATCAAAGACCTGAGTGAGGATTTTACGCTTACCGTACGGGCCGGATGGGACGTTTTTCAACGCCAGTATGATCGCGTAAATACCAGGGGTGAGGAATTGGATGTGTGGAACTTTTTTCACCTGAGTAATGCTTCAAATATTACGACTTCACAATATATTTCAAAATACAGGCTCATAGGTATTTATGGAGAAGTAGGACTTTCTTATAAGGATTTTCTCTACCTTACTTTTACCGACCGGAACGACTGGGCCTCTACATTGCCTGAGGGAAACAGGTCGTTTAATTATCCTTCCGTAAGTACGAGTTATATCTTTACCGAGAATCTGAACGCACCGCATTGGTTGAACTACGGTAAAATAAGAGCTTCCTGGGCGCAGATAGGTAAGGACCCCCAGACAGCCTACCTTACTTCGGATGTATATGAGTCCGACGATGATGATTTCCCCATTGATGAAGTAACAGGGTGGACACGCCCGGAAAACAAGGCAGACCCGGGTTTGCGATCGGAAATAACCACCGAAATAGAATTTGGTACCGAACTTCGGTTTTTGGATAACAGGTTAAGCCTGGATGTGTCCTGGTATAAATCGAATGCCAAAGACCAGATTATAGGTATTCCGTTGTCATATACTACGGGGTATAAAGGGTATACGACCAATGCCGGAGAAATTGAAAATACGGGCTGGGAGATCATGCTGAACGCCACCCCGGTGCAAAGCACGGACTTTTCATGGAATGTCGGGGTGAATTTCTCCAGTAACAGCAATAAGATCGTAGCCCTGAAAGAAGGTATAGAAAGCGTTTTTCTGGACAGTGAATTCGGTTATGCAGGGAGTTCGGCTTCACAGGTACTCTATGCCGGATTGGCTTATGGTAACATTCTCGGTACCAGTTATGCCAGATATTATCGAGATCCGGAAGGTCAGGAAATCATAATAACAAGAGATAAAGACCTTCCTATACTCATAGGAGAAGATGGTTTCCCCGTCATAGATAGGGAGCAGAAAGTCCTGGGCAATTCTACACCGGACTGGATGATGAACATCAGGAACCAGGTGAATTACAGGAATTTTTCCCTGGCATTTAATTTTGATTTCAGGCAGGGATTCGAAAAGTTCAATAACATGGGGAATTTCCTCTCTGCTTTCGGGATAGCGGATTATACGGCAAACAGGGACCAGATGATAGTTTTTGAGGGGGTGACTGCCGACGGTTCGCCGAATACCAAGGAAGTATATCTCGGACAGGGAGTAGGTCCCGACGGAGAAGATTACGGGGACGGATTTTACAGGAATGTTCACAGGGCAGTTACAGAGAACTTTGTGGAAGATGCCTCCTGGGTGAGGTTGAAAAACGTTACGCTGACCTACAGATTTCCGGAAACACTTCTTGAGAAACTGAGCATTACGAGAGCAAGTATATCGTTTTCAGGAACCAATCTCTGGCTAAGTACCGATTATAGCGGGTTTGACCCCGAAACTTCTGCAAGGATAGGGAATGCCGACGGTTTTTCCGGTCTGGGTGCCTTTCCGGGACTCAGATCTTATGCCGCTACGTTACGTTTAACCTTTTAATGAGAAAACCATGAAATTGAAATTTATATATATAGTATTATCTGCATTGTCTTTATCGGTCATTGCCTGTGACGACTATCTGGATATTAACGAAAATCCTAACGGGGCACAAGTCCCTCCGCTGAAAGGATTACTGGCTTATACGACCTACCAGACCGCTGTGAATACATACAGGCTGGGGAATACTACTTCATACTATACCCAATATCTGGCATCGCCGAATGAAGCCAGTGCTACCGATATACAGGAAAGGATAAATACCGACAATGCCTGGGAAAACATTTATGAAGTGATGTCCGATACATACGATATAGAAACACTTGCTGCCGAATCCAACTCGCCTCATTACATCGGAGTGTCCAAGGTGCTAATGGCA contains the following coding sequences:
- a CDS encoding SusC/RagA family TonB-linked outer membrane protein; protein product: MKKLLLTTLMACTFFCIAGYAQITGTITDVQNTPLPGVSIVIMGSTTGTTSDFDGHYTINASEGDVLQFSYIGMITVTRTVGDTDVIDIVMEEDTQALDEVVVTALGIEREKKALGYASQQLNSEQLLDVPESNVVSAMSGKIAGAQISTQGGAPGQGARIILRGVNSLDPDAENQPLFVIDGIPISNDSYTVGGGGSRGMTNRAADINMEDVENISVLKGGAATALYGVRGANGVVVITTRKGKAGQTEFNISASTSFDEVNKFPKTQKTYTQGWKGEYDPNSFWPTWGASVEEARSIDPSHPDLFNNYKNAYKNGYSTNIHFSASGGSEKSTFYAALSKFDQEGVIPFSDYGKISAKLSGNLQLSDKIKITGSANFINSGGARVDVDRFNTRLIYWAPRVDVNDYEFENGTMKGYRNEGRVGNNPIYGNKTNRFVDDVNRLIGNLGFNYTPIEGLDISYRFGIDYYNDSRTATAPAPRDDVADENIYENNELGYIEETRIISEDLTSNLMASYIKDLSEDFTLTVRAGWDVFQRQYDRVNTRGEELDVWNFFHLSNASNITTSQYISKYRLIGIYGEVGLSYKDFLYLTFTDRNDWASTLPEGNRSFNYPSVSTSYIFTENLNAPHWLNYGKIRASWAQIGKDPQTAYLTSDVYESDDDDFPIDEVTGWTRPENKADPGLRSEITTEIEFGTELRFLDNRLSLDVSWYKSNAKDQIIGIPLSYTTGYKGYTTNAGEIENTGWEIMLNATPVQSTDFSWNVGVNFSSNSNKIVALKEGIESVFLDSEFGYAGSSASQVLYAGLAYGNILGTSYARYYRDPEGQEIIITRDKDLPILIGEDGFPVIDREQKVLGNSTPDWMMNIRNQVNYRNFSLAFNFDFRQGFEKFNNMGNFLSAFGIADYTANRDQMIVFEGVTADGSPNTKEVYLGQGVGPDGEDYGDGFYRNVHRAVTENFVEDASWVRLKNVTLTYRFPETLLEKLSITRASISFSGTNLWLSTDYSGFDPETSARIGNADGFSGLGAFPGLRSYAATLRLTF